The stretch of DNA CGGGTGGGGGCGGGGAGTTGGGTGCGGGCTTTGCGCTCATGGACAAGCCGGCGCAGGAGTGGCTGCGCATCCAGCCGCGCCGCTACCACCTGCTCCTGCCGGGCCAGCACGATCTCCTCGACAAGCTCGGTCTGAAGCCGGAGACGGCCACCGCCGGAGCACAGGCTGCCACGGCCTGTGCGTCTGCTGCACCCGTGCGGGCCCCGGGTGGCCCACAAGGTGATGCGGAAGGTACGGAAGCAGTGGGAGGCCTTCCTGCGGTCGCGCGGCACAGGCCGCTGGGAGTTCCGCGGGTCGGACAGCGTCCCGACCAACGCGTCCGGTTCGACAGCGCGCTGGTGCACGCCCGGGCCTGGGCCGACGTCCACGGGCACCTGGCCGTTCCACGCGATACACGGCAGAGCGGCTTCGCGCTCGGGATGTGGCTGTTCAGCCAGCGCAACCGCGCCAAGCAGCGCGCCCGGCAAGGCGAGCCCTCCTCACCGCACCTCAACCAACTGGCCGCGATCGATCCATGGTGGAACCCGCCGTGGGACCTGCACTGGCAGCGCAACTACTACCGCGCCCGCGACTGCATGCGTGCCGGCCGTGGAGCCGACACGGTGGGCGGTCTCCCCGTCGGGAAAGACGCCCTGGGTATCTGGGTCAAGCGACAGTGCACCCTCTACGAGAGCCTCCGCCCCGACCAGCAGCACCTCCTCGCCGCTATCGGCATCACCCCCGAAGCCGCCCGGGCGCGAGTCGGCCCCCGTGACTCCCGCCGGCTGACCACCACACCGCGCTTCGACACCGACGTCGCGCATGCCCGCTCCTACGCAGCCCAGCACGGACACCTCGCCCCACACGCTGGCGAGGAACACGAGGGGTTCCCAATCGGGCGGTGGCTGGCCGAACACCGCCAACGCGCCCGCAAAAAGAGCGGCACGTCGCCTCAAGCCCGGGTCCTGGCCAGCCTGGACCCGTGGTGGAACCCGCCTTGGCCGATGCGGTGGCAGTACTCCTACCACCACGCCCGCACCCTCCCCGACACCCCACGCGCCGCACGATGGATCACCGCCCAGCGCCAGGCATGGCCGCTCCTACATCCTGGCCAGCAGCAACTCCTGGCCGACATCGGCATCAGCGTGGGCAGGCAGCTCTCGTTTCAGCGAGGGCGCTCCTGCTCGC from Streptomyces tsukubensis encodes:
- a CDS encoding helicase associated domain-containing protein, coding for GGGGELGAGFALMDKPAQEWLRIQPRRYHLLLPGQHDLLDKLGLKPETATAGAQAATACASAAPVRAPGGPQGDAEGTEAVGGLPAVARHRPLGVPRVGQRPDQRVRFDSALVHARAWADVHGHLAVPRDTRQSGFALGMWLFSQRNRAKQRARQGEPSSPHLNQLAAIDPWWNPPWDLHWQRNYYRARDCMRAGRGADTVGGLPVGKDALGIWVKRQCTLYESLRPDQQHLLAAIGITPEAARARVGPRDSRRLTTTPRFDTDVAHARSYAAQHGHLAPHAGEEHEGFPIGRWLAEHRQRARKKSGTSPQARVLASLDPWWNPPWPMRWQYSYHHARTLPDTPRAARWITAQRQAWPLLHPGQQQLLADIGISVGRQLSFQRGRSCSL